The Glycine soja cultivar W05 chromosome 6, ASM419377v2, whole genome shotgun sequence genome has a window encoding:
- the LOC114416907 gene encoding uncharacterized protein LOC114416907 produces MVCFCFLVDQTKKVKQSKPVAGSCSRCGGGASVADMITQTRFCFVPFYWKSWKAIMCTFCGAMLKSYR; encoded by the coding sequence ATGGTGtgcttttgttttcttgtgGATCAGACAAAGAAAGTGAAGCAGAGCAAGCCGGTGGCGGGGTCGTGCTCGCGGTGCGGCGGCGGTGCCAGCGTGGCGGACATGATTACTCAAACGAGATTCTGCTTCGTTCCTTTCTATTGGAAATCTTGGAAGGCTATTATGTGCACTTTCTGTGGAGCCATGCTAAAGTCTTATAGATGA